A segment of the Bacteriovorax sp. BAL6_X genome:
ACCTTGAAAAAGGTGATTATAAGACGGCGCAATTATTTAGCCTTTATGATTTTGCCAAAAGAAAGTTTGGTAAAACTTTTTCAAGTCGTGATGAAGTTTTAAAAGATGACCTTAAGGCAAAAATCGAAATAGAGACGAAGAAAGAAAGAAAGAAGCAGGAGAGAGATCTTGCTGACTATCAAATATCTGGAGAAGTTGACTTTAAAGATGACGATGCCAAGCTTGATTACATTCTAAAAAATATCGAAGTTAAAGAAGAAAAAGACGACTTAAGCGAATACTAAGGGATTAGATCTTCAAAACTATCTGGGTGATGAAAGTTTGGTGAAGTGTCTGGGTGCTTATTTGAATAGTAATATGTTTTATCATCTTCACAAGATAAGACACATGTAGGGGATACGCGAAGATTTGAAAGGTCTTCAAAGTTATGGCCAAGTTTATTTAGTTCAAAACGACAATGAAGAGTGAAGAGTTCATCTTCTGATTTAATGACAATATTATCAATATTAATATCTGAGTATTCTGTTAGCTCTGATCGATATGAATTAAAGATGAAACAATTCCAGCTAGAGTCACTTCCAAAGTTAAATTCAAAATACTCACCATCAGTCTTATTAAGGATAAAAAATTCAAAACAAGTTTGTGTCCAAAGTCCAATAACTCGATTCATTTTGCCATTGTCACGTTGTATATAAATAGGAGAGAGATCCCCTTTTAAACAAAAGTGAAAATTAACATGGCCGTCAATGACCTTGATCTCGGCCGAAGCCTTTAGATCAAGATCATTTTCAGCAAATGGTATTAAGTTAAAGTATTTTGAAATCATAGTGATACTCTTAATTCCCCTTACCCATGATATTTGTTAAGAAATCTACTGGTAGAGGGAAGAATGTTGTTGATTTACCTTCGCCACTTGAGATCTCTTTCATTGTATCAAGGTAACGTAGAGTAATAGCATTAGGTGACTCGTTAAGTACCTTTGCTGCTTCTGCAAGTTTAAGGGCCGCATCAAATTCACCTTGTGCTGAAATAACTTTTGCACGCTTGTCTCTTTCAGCTTCAGCTTGTTTTGCCATCGCTCTTTGCATCTCAATTGGAAGGTCAATTGCTTTGACCTCTACTGTTGAAACCTTAATTCCCCACGGCTCAGTGTGTTCATCAAGAATTGTCTGCAGACGTGCATTAATTTGCTCACGCATTGATAGAATTTCATCAAGCTCGAATTGACCAATTACAGATCGTAGAGTTGTTTGGGCAATTTGACCTGTTGCTAGTAGATAGTTCTCTACCGCAATAACAGACTTCTCAGGGTCTTCTACTCTAAAGTAGACAACACCATTAACTTTAAGAGTCACGTTATCTTTTGAGATAATATCTTGCGAAGGAATATCCATCGTTACTGTTCTAAGATCAGCTTTTTGCATTTTTTCTAGGCCTGGGATAAGTAGAATTAGGCCAGGGCCTCTAACTGAAGTGAAGCGACCCAGAAAGAAGATAACACCACGTTCGTATTCTTTAAGAACTTTGACAGTGTTGAACAATAAAATTAGTAGTAGAATTATAAATGGTAAGTAAGGCGCGAAATTTATCATATATCCTCCGTTGAATTGACAAAAACTTTACATTTAACTGACTCTTAAAAAAGCTGAGAGTTTAATATTAATTTAAGAAAACTAAGGGGAGATTTTTAATAAACTCTCTCTCTTCCTTGTCAAAAATCAATCGTCCCTCAACGTCCCCTTAGTTTTTTCTTCTTATTTTCAATTATTTAAAGCCAAAAAAACTTTTTAATTTCTCTTCTTGCCCAGTCGATATCGCTCTTTGTTGGAAGATCGTTTTGACACATAGAAAAAATTAAACTCATTAATTGACGAAAAGATTTTCTTTGACTCATTTTATACCTCTATAGTTTTACTTGTAGTTTTAAGTTGTCTTTTTTGATGACCTGTACTTTATCACCAACTTTTAGCTTTGACATATCGCCAGTGGCCGTAAGTTGCCACAATTCTCCATTGTAGCGAGAAAAGACTTTGTCGCCATCAATATCTGTAATTGTGATCTCTACACCAGTGTATGGATCCTCAGGTCCTGAAAATATTCTCTTTCTAGACTTGTAAAAAACATAAGCAATCAGACCAATAAAGGCGAGTATTGCACCAATACTAGAAAAGAGAACAGTTGAAGAAATTTGTAGGTATGACTCCTCTGTTTGAAAAAGAAACATGGAGCCAAAAATTAAGCTGGCTATACCTGCGATAGTCAGTAGACCGAAGCTTGTAATATATATTTCTAGAATAAAGAGAATAAATGCCGCAATAATAAGTAGGAAGGCCCCTGTATTAAGGGAGAGTACATTAAAAGATATGCCTGCAATTAAGATGGCCACGGCCCCAATGCTTCCAGCGATAAATCCTCCTGGCGCTTGAAACTCGACATAGATCAGGGCCGCTCCTATGAGGAAAAGAATATAGGCCATATCAGGAGAGGCAAAGAAGCTTAAAAGTTTTTGCCCCAGAGTTTTTTCAAATGTTGTGAGAACGTAGTTATCAGCGATCTTAACTTTAAAAGGCCTATGATGAGAAATGTATGTCTTATTATTAATTGTACTAATAAGACCGCCCTTGCCCTGAATTTTATCAACAATTCCGTTGTGGACATTTTCCTTTAAGGCCTCTGTCTCTGTATAACTCTTTGCTTCAGTTATCATTTTTGTGAAGACCTTTTCATTCTTTCCAGTCGCTGAAGCTTGAGACTTTACGAGGGCAACAAGATCATTAACAATCTTATTTTTCATATCGCCTTCTTTGATATCTGAGGTTCCAGAAATTGGCGTGGCGGCACCGATACGCGTACCATCTGCCATATAAAGAATAGGGATACTACTTGCAATGATGGCCCCTGCACTCGTGGCCGATGCTGAGCTCGGGCCAATCCAGCCAATGACTAAATTTTTGCTATTAGCAATTAGGTGCATAATCTCTTTTGTGACACTAACCAGGCCTCCTGGTGTGTTTATCTTAATTAAGATGGCACTCTGACTTTGGCCTTCAATACTTTTAAATGCCATTTGAAGATAATTTAAAGTGGCCGGTGTGATGGCCTCTTCAATATTAACTGCAACGATAGAGTTGATATTAATCTCTTTAGTTTCTTTTGAGCTATCAGCTGCAACTGCGCTGAATGATGCTAAAAATAGGGTAAAGAGTGCTACAAAACTTGTAATGATACGCTTCTTCATATATGTTGACCTGCTTATTAAAGGAGATTTCATGTCATCAAATAATATTACTTATAAAGTAATTATCGCTCATTTTTTCAATCCTATAAATGATAAAAAATGTGAATTTTTAGAAGATTATGCAATTGTTGCAAAGCGCACAACAAGAGGTGATTACAAAATCATCGAACGTATGCCTAAAGCACAACTTTCAGCTTACTTATCACGTAAGAAGAATGTTGAGATAATTGATAAAAGTGGCCAATATGTAATTCCTGGCCTTTATGATACGCACTTTCACTGGGTGCAAGACGCTGTTTGTGAAATGCCAAAGGCAAATCTGCTACATTGGTTAGAAAATTACACTTGGCCATATGAAGCTAATTTCAAAAAACTTGCTTTTGCACGTAAGAAGGCTAAAGAGTTTACGAATAAAATTGCAAATAACGGAACAATTGGTGGAGCTTGTTATGGCTCAATTCACACTCATTCTGTTTCTGAAGCACTTAAGAATTTTAAAGGTGATTATATTCTTGGTAACGTGCAAATGACGATGAATTCCCCTGAGTATCTTACAATGGGTGTAGAGGAGACAATTGCACAAACAGAAGCATTAGCAAAAGAGTATAAAGATCAGTATGCAGTAACTCCTCGTTTTGCCATTACAACGGACCCTGTGACAATGGCCGCAGGAGCAAAGACTGCAAAGAAGCATCGTTCTTTCATTCAAACCCACCTAAGTGAAACACAAAATGAAATCGATTTCGTTCTTAGTATTTATAAGGATATTAAAGGATTTGAAAAAGTTAAAACATACACAGAGATTTATGACAAAGTAGGGCTTTTAACTCCAAAAACAATTATGGGGCATGGGATTTATCTTTCACCAAAAGAATTAAAACTCTTAAGTGAAAAGCAAACGATGATTGCTCATTGCCCAACAAGTAATGCTCCAATTAAAGAACTGGGACTAGGTTCGGGGCTTTTTGACTATAAGAGAGCTAACCGTTTCAAAGTTCACTGGGCACTAGCAAGTGATATCGGTGGAGGGCCTTTCCTTTCAATGCTCGATGTAATTAATTCATTTGTTATACAAAATCATAAAAGAGGACATCGCGATACTTCTTATACTCAAGGACTTTACCGAGCTTCACTTGCGGGTGCTACTTCGATGAAACTTGAGCAGGAGAGTGGTAATTTTGAGCTTGGTAAAAAGCTTCATTTTGTCAGTCTTGGAAGCAAAAAGATGAGCGCTAGCCTTACGACGGAAGAAAAACTTAAGAAGTTAATTAAGAGGCCTAACAAAGAGAGGGCCTTGTACACAGATTTAATTGAAGCGACGTATTATAACGGTAATGTAATTTCAAATAGATAGTGAGGCTAAATCGATCATATTGAACAATATCTGGTATCGACAATAAATTTACGGAAATATTGTAAAAACTTTTCTTACAAATCTGTTAATATGTTTACAAAAATATTTTATTGCTTTAGAATATATTAAGATACGAATCGTAAGTGCTTGAATATAATACTTAGGAGAAATACATGAGAAGTTTTAGTCACATCGCGAAGCTAATTAAAGAAAAGAGAACAGCACATCCAAAAGGATACTCTCAATCAGAATTATCACACCTTCTTGGTTATAAGAATGGTCAGTTCATCTCTAACGTTGAACGTGCTCTTTGCAATATCCCATTAAAGATGTTACGTAGAGTTTGTGAAATCTTAGACATTAATGAAGCAGAATTAAAAGACGCTATCATTAAAGATCACGAAGAAACTTTAGATAATTATTTAAAGGATGGATCAGGTGTTGTTGGTGCAACAACTGGTGCAGAAGCTACGGCGACAACTTCGAATTTTGTTTACTAATCTGATTACCTTTTCAAAGGTTGTTAGTTAGAAAATATTGATAAAAAGAAAGGGAGCGAAAGCTCCCTTTTTTTATTTTCAGGATGAACAGTATGTCGGCGAAAAGCAGGAGCCGAAGCCGACAGAGTTCTTCTTCAAATAGTAGTAAATTTAATTATAAACCTTTATAGGCCTTATAGTCTTCTAAGGAACCAACTGACTCTTCAGTATCTTGTGCATAATCGGCTTCAATTTGTGTTTGAAGGTAGTGAGGGTCCTCGATTTGCTCTTCGCTTACTTCTGGTTCAACTTCTCCAACTGGCAGTTCATGATTAGATGAATAAGTTAGGTCCATCTTTAATGATTCAAATTTTTCTTCAAAAAGTTTTAAGTCTTCTTCTTTTAGTCGACTCTTAAAAGCTAGAAATGTTTTCTGAGTTTCAATAAAGTTTCGCTCTAGCTTATCTCTTTGTTTTTCACCAACGCGGTCAAAGTTATCAAAGTACTTGCGTCTGGCCATAATATGCTGCTCAAGTAAATTGAAGTATTTTACAATGATAAAGTCCTCTCCACTTAAATGTTGCGGGTTTGGACGGCGATTTTTATTTGGTCCACGGCGTCTACGATTGCGATTAGATGACTTACCTTGGGCCTTTTTATTTGGTTTAGATTGATTTGATTGAGGGCCCTTTGCACCAGGCCTGTTACTACCTTGTCCAGCTTGTTGACCTTGGCCCTTAGGGTTACCACTTGCATTTGCTGGGCGTTTGCGACGTCTACGATTGTTTGAACGACTTTTGTTACCACGGCCTTGTGGTTTGTCAGAAGACGACGATGTTGATGAATTAGAGGCGTTCTTGTTGCCTTGCTCCATTTGTAATCCCTTATTGATTATTCTTAATTACGTTTAAATTTAATTATAGCCCCTAATATTGCTAAGTAAAGCTACAACTTGTCTAACACCTATGATAAAATTGGCCAATTTCAATAGAAGAACTCTCTAATTTTTTCAAAAGGGGAAATTACATGACTAAAAGAGTTAAAGTTGCAGTTACGGGTGCAGCAGGACAAATTGGTTACGCGATTCTTTTCAGAATTGCTTCAGGTCAAATGTTTGGACCAGATACAGAAGTTGAATTACAGCTTCTTGAACTACCTCAGGCACTAGGTGCACTTGAAGGTGTAAAAATGGAATTAGATGACTGTGCTTTTCCATTATTAAAAAATATTGTTTGTACAGATAAGATGGAAGTAGCATTTAAAGATGCTAACTGGATTCTTGCAATTGGTGCTGTTCCAAGAAAAGACGGAATGGAAAGAGCTGACCTTCTAAAAGTTAACGGTGGAATTTTTGGTCCACTTGGTAAGGCAATGGCCGCTCACTCTGCGCCAGATTCAAAATTATTCGTAGTTGGTAACCCATGTAATACTAACTGTTATATCGCAATGGAAGCCTCTGGACTTGATAAGTCGCGTTTCTTTGCAATGACAACTCTTGATGAGAAGAGAGCAAAAACTCAACTTGCTCAAAAAGCAGGTGTTGATGTAACTGAAGTAACTAATATGACAATCTGGGGGAATCACTCAGCTACTCAATATCCTGATTTCTACAATGCAAAGATCTCTGGTAAGTCTGCTGCAGAAGTTATCTCTGATGAAGAATACCTCCAAGGTGAATTCATCTCAACAGTTCAAAAAAGAGGTGCTGCAATTATTAAGGCACGTGGTGCTTCTTCTGCTGCTTCAGCTGCAAACGCTTGTGTTGCAGGTGTATACGCTCTTACTCATGATACTCCAGCAGGTGAGACATTCTCTATGTGTCTTGCTTCAAAAGGTGAGTATGGAGTGGATGAAGGTCTTATCTTCTCATTCCCTTGTCGTGTTGAAAACGGTGAGCTAAAGGTTGTTGAGGGGCAAGAGCACAATGCTTTTGGACAAGAGAAGTTTAATACAACTCTTGAAGAGCTTCGTACTGAAAGAAACACTGTAAAAGAACTAGGTCTGGTATAGGTACCACTCTAGATTCAAGTTACTAGCGCAATTTTTTTATTATGATAAACCTCGAAGGGTGTTTTCTAATTAAACACCTTTCGAGTAATTTCTAGATTATCTAAGTCACTTTTTGTGACGATGTACCTACTAAAGTTTATTTTATGAGTTCAAGAATTTCTCTTTGCTCTTCAATACTTAAAGGTTTAACAGTGTCGGCCTTCTTTCTTTTTATACCACTTTTTGCGATAACTTTATCGAGGTGGTGAATACGATCAACTACATTCTTTGTCATTTTAAAGAGCCAATCAGGTAGTTTTTCTTTTATCGTCTCACTATCTATTTCCATTAGTGTGACTTTGGTTTTGGCCATGACGTAGGCTGCTCGGTGAGTGCCTGTGAAGAATGCCATTTCGCCAATCATCTCTCCTGGACCAACTGTTGCAACTGGGCTCACTTTATTACCATCGACAACAAATACGAGAAGTTCTCCCTCTTCAACAAGGTAGATCATTTCAGACTGGTCTCCTTGTTTAATGATGATTGCATTTTCGTTATGAATAATTCTCATATGGCCTCTTATTTTAGTTGGGTGATTTGCTTAAGCTTAATAACGAGCTCACTGACAAGCTTAGGGTAATAGATAGATTGTGGGACTTTGTTAGATATAAATAAAGGGTTTCTTGTATAATTTTGTTTAAGAATTTCGTTAAAATTTACTATGTCGACATTCTGATGATTGGAGATTTTTTCAAGTTGTTTAACAAATAGTGGATGTGAGGACTTTACCTCACATGCAAAGGCCACTTTTTGTAAGGCCTGATCATAGGCCTTTGTTATTTCACCTTGTTTTTCAAAAAACTCTTGTTTTAATTGGTGGAATTTCGTGTTGGCCAATATATTTTTCTCTAGTGACTGAACAAGTACATGGGCCTCTTTAGTTTTAGACTCAGAAAGAAGTGTGTCGAGTTTTGTTAAGGCCTCTTCAAATTCTGGCCCATTTGTATCCTCGCAAATTCTAAGGTCATTTATCTCTATATTGATTGGTGGAATGACTGTTAGAATATTAACTCCTTGGGCCTTTAGAGTTCGAAGGAATTTTTCAAGACGAATTTCGTAAAGCAGAAGTTCTTTTTCCAAAATACTTCTGAAGCGTCTAGGTGTTAATTTATCAAACTCCATTGTCACAATTTCCGAGGTTAACTGTTTAAGATCTTCGTTTAAGAAGATCAAGCGTGACAGGTTTGGATGAAGTTTAATCAAACTTTGGATATATAGATTTTTAAAGAATTTAAAATTCTGGTTATTGAGCTTTATGGCATTTTTGTTCTTTGGATATATATCCTCTTGTAGCTCTGAATATCCGGTAGCAAGAATAAGAATCTTTGGAACCTTAGTGAGCGCCGCCACTCTTTCAATAGTGCGATAAAGGGACTCGCCCTTAGAAGAAATATTGTAAATAGAAAGTGGTCGGGCCAACTTCTTTGAGAGCTGAGTTGTGATGTCATTGATATATGGGCCTATTGAGACACCCATTTCATCACCAACGATTAGTACATCTGCATTAGAGGCAACTTCATCTGGGCCAAAGGTTTCTGGTGCCATGACATATGGTGCCGGAGTTTCTCTTAGAGGGGCCTTGTGATAATGGTAACTTAGAAGTCCCAGAACGATGATAATGAACGAGCAGACCAAATAAAATATAGTGTTAAATATTTTTTTCATAAAAACTAATCAAGATTTCCCTATGACTTTATTATATACGTAATTTCTGGTACATAGAAGACCTTATGAAAGATGCAAAAAACACCAGATGGGTACCTGAGCTTTTAGCTCCGGCAGGTAGCCTAGAAAAATTGAAAGTGGCCATTAGTTACGGTGCCAATGCCGTATATCTTGGTGGCCAAAAATATGGACTTCGCCAAGCGGCCGATAATTTCACTATTGATGAAATACGTGAAGGAGTTGAGTTTGCTCATGAACGTGGTGCTCTCGTCTATGTCGTCTTAAATTCATTCTTTCACGATAAAGATTTTGATGGCCTATTGGATTTTATTAAAGAGCTTGATGATGTTGGAATTGATGCAGTTATTGTCTCAGATCCTGGAGTCATTAATTATATCGCCGAAAATACAAATCTAGAAATTCACCTTTCAACGCAGGCAAGTTGTCTCAATGTTGAAAGTGCAAAACTTTGGAAGAAGTTAGGTGTAACTCGTATCGTCCTAGGACGTGAGGTTGCAATTTCAGATGCTAAGAAAATCAAAGAAGAAGCAGGTGTCGAAATTGAGATGTTTGTTCATGGATCAATGTGTATGGCCTACTCTGGAAATTGCGTGATTTCCAACTATACTCAGGGACGTGACTCTAATCGCGGTGGATGTGCTCATAGCTGTCGCTTTGAATATAAAATTGATGATGGAAAGAAGGAGCTAAATAGCTATTTCATGAGTTCTAAGGACCTTGAAGGGATTAGACTACTTCAAGATTTTATTGATGCCGGAATTGATTCTTTAAAAGTTGAGGGACGTATGAAGTCTCCAATGTATGCAGGAACAATCTCAATGGTCTACTCTCAGGCACTGGCCTATTATAAAGAACATGGAAACTTCTTAAGCGATGATCTACTTAAGTGGGAAGAAGAACTTACAAAAGTTACTCACCGTGCATACACTCAGGCATCTCTTGTAGAGGAGGCCAATGAGTCTTCGATCTATAATGATCGAGAACATGAGGATAAGACATATCGTGCTATTGGAAAGGTTGCACAAGTTGTTGATAATGAGTTTATTGTTGTTGATGTAAGAAGTGCATTTGAATTAGGGGAGTCCCTTGAAATTATGCCTTTTTCAAATGCTCACGTGGATGTAAAAATTGATCATATCTCTAATCTTGCTGGAGAGAGCTTTGAGCGAACACGTCCTGGAGCACTTTTTAAAATACCATACGTTGCAGGAGTTGAGGTGAATAACCTTGTTCGTGCAAAGGTTGTAAATTAATGAAGACGACAACTTATTTAAACAACCTTAATGACCTTCCTAATATTATTGCTAATAAATCATTAGTAAGTGAAGTCATTTTAGCAACTCGCTTATTTTCTCAAGTTGGAAAACTCTCTATTGAAGAGATGGTACATGCCGTTGAGCTATTGAAATCAGAAGCAATTTCCTACTCTTTAGAGTGGGATATTCTTATGACAGAAACTCGATTTGCAATGTATAAACAACAATTTCAAAAATATGCAGACCTTGGTTTTAAGAGTATTCGTTTAAGAGATCCAGGGGCCATTAATTTTTGCTTAAATGAATATCCAGATCTAATGATCGATCTTCTTTTAGATACTGGTGGACACCATAACCTTAACTCTATTAAAGTTTGGAAGAAGCTTATTGGTGATCGCCTAAGAAAGATTGTTCTCTCAATTGAACTTTCTAGTAGTGTGATTAAAGAGTTTTGCCAAGAGATTCACTCATGGGGAATTGAAACAGAATTGCTTGTCTTTGGAAGAATTTTACTTTTCTATACACCAAGAAATCTTGTGTCTCCTTTGTATTCTGATGAAAGCTTAGAAAATGATTATCTTGAAGTTAGTGGTTCAAGTGAAGAGTCTCCTCATAAAGGATTTCCGATTGTTGAAAATCAACACGGAACATTTATGTTTAATACAAAAGATCAATTTCTTTTAGAGTATATTGATGAATTAAAAGATTGTGGTGTAAATGATCTAAGAGTTGATACACGCCATCTTGAAAATAATGAACTCTTAAATGATGTGGTTTCACTTATTAATTCTTTTGATAAGTTAAAGGCAAAAGAGATAAAAGATCAATTTGGTAACTCAACAACACGTGGTTTTTTTCATGTGAATAAATCAGATGTTCTATTTAAGAAGCTTAAGAATAAACGTACTCAGCGCCAAGATGAAGGCTTTCTAGGTGAAGTCGTCGATGTTGTGAAGAAGTCTCATATGGCCATTCTTATTAAGGGAATGCGTGGTAAGGAGTTTGCTCTTAAAGTTGGAGATGAGCTTCGCTTAAATACACCGGATGGAAAGATTAAGACAACGAAAGTTCATAAGATTACACATACGAATGGTCGCGAGTCGGACTATGCAAAGACAGGGGAGTTAGTGCTAATTCCACATGTTAGTGGTGTCAGTGTTAAGACTATGGCCTATAAGAATTAGCTGTATTCAACTTTTACGAATTGTACCCATATTCCACCGTTATTGATTCGCTGTGATTTCTTTGCCTTAAATTTATTGTCGATTATAAAGGTCTCAGGCATTACAGCATAGGCACTCTTTGCTCCGATCTTTTGTGCTTTTGTATAGAAATCATTTACGAATTCATGAATATTTTTTTGCGTCTTTATTCTTTTTCCATATGGTAGGTTGCAGGCAATAACGACATTCTTCTCTGATACTTTTTCCATTTTAAAAAAGTCTTCATGAGTCACCTTAAGATCAAATTCCATAAGATTTTCTTTAATGGCCTTAATATTGGCTTGGTCTATATCATTGGCCATGGCCTTTCGCTGGATTTCATCATTTAAAATATTTACCTTTTGTGCTGGCCGTTTTCTAAAAAGGGGAAAGTTCTCAAAATTATAATTTCGCTTAGAGTTTACTTGATCTTGGTACAGATATTCGCTGATAATTGTTCCTGAACCGGCCATTGGATCAAACAGGGTAAAATCTTCTTCTTCATTGTTGTTTATAAA
Coding sequences within it:
- a CDS encoding slipin family protein yields the protein MINFAPYLPFIILLLILLFNTVKVLKEYERGVIFFLGRFTSVRGPGLILLIPGLEKMQKADLRTVTMDIPSQDIISKDNVTLKVNGVVYFRVEDPEKSVIAVENYLLATGQIAQTTLRSVIGQFELDEILSMREQINARLQTILDEHTEPWGIKVSTVEVKAIDLPIEMQRAMAKQAEAERDKRAKVISAQGEFDAALKLAEAAKVLNESPNAITLRYLDTMKEISSGEGKSTTFFPLPVDFLTNIMGKGN
- a CDS encoding nodulation protein NfeD; the protein is MKKRIITSFVALFTLFLASFSAVAADSSKETKEININSIVAVNIEEAITPATLNYLQMAFKSIEGQSQSAILIKINTPGGLVSVTKEIMHLIANSKNLVIGWIGPSSASATSAGAIIASSIPILYMADGTRIGAATPISGTSDIKEGDMKNKIVNDLVALVKSQASATGKNEKVFTKMITEAKSYTETEALKENVHNGIVDKIQGKGGLISTINNKTYISHHRPFKVKIADNYVLTTFEKTLGQKLLSFFASPDMAYILFLIGAALIYVEFQAPGGFIAGSIGAVAILIAGISFNVLSLNTGAFLLIIAAFILFILEIYITSFGLLTIAGIASLIFGSMFLFQTEESYLQISSTVLFSSIGAILAFIGLIAYVFYKSRKRIFSGPEDPYTGVEITITDIDGDKVFSRYNGELWQLTATGDMSKLKVGDKVQVIKKDNLKLQVKL
- a CDS encoding amidohydrolase family protein — encoded protein: MSSNNITYKVIIAHFFNPINDKKCEFLEDYAIVAKRTTRGDYKIIERMPKAQLSAYLSRKKNVEIIDKSGQYVIPGLYDTHFHWVQDAVCEMPKANLLHWLENYTWPYEANFKKLAFARKKAKEFTNKIANNGTIGGACYGSIHTHSVSEALKNFKGDYILGNVQMTMNSPEYLTMGVEETIAQTEALAKEYKDQYAVTPRFAITTDPVTMAAGAKTAKKHRSFIQTHLSETQNEIDFVLSIYKDIKGFEKVKTYTEIYDKVGLLTPKTIMGHGIYLSPKELKLLSEKQTMIAHCPTSNAPIKELGLGSGLFDYKRANRFKVHWALASDIGGGPFLSMLDVINSFVIQNHKRGHRDTSYTQGLYRASLAGATSMKLEQESGNFELGKKLHFVSLGSKKMSASLTTEEKLKKLIKRPNKERALYTDLIEATYYNGNVISNR
- a CDS encoding helix-turn-helix domain-containing protein; this encodes MRSFSHIAKLIKEKRTAHPKGYSQSELSHLLGYKNGQFISNVERALCNIPLKMLRRVCEILDINEAELKDAIIKDHEETLDNYLKDGSGVVGATTGAEATATTSNFVY
- a CDS encoding malate dehydrogenase, producing the protein MTKRVKVAVTGAAGQIGYAILFRIASGQMFGPDTEVELQLLELPQALGALEGVKMELDDCAFPLLKNIVCTDKMEVAFKDANWILAIGAVPRKDGMERADLLKVNGGIFGPLGKAMAAHSAPDSKLFVVGNPCNTNCYIAMEASGLDKSRFFAMTTLDEKRAKTQLAQKAGVDVTEVTNMTIWGNHSATQYPDFYNAKISGKSAAEVISDEEYLQGEFISTVQKRGAAIIKARGASSAASAANACVAGVYALTHDTPAGETFSMCLASKGEYGVDEGLIFSFPCRVENGELKVVEGQEHNAFGQEKFNTTLEELRTERNTVKELGLV
- a CDS encoding cyclic nucleotide-binding domain-containing protein → MRIIHNENAIIIKQGDQSEMIYLVEEGELLVFVVDGNKVSPVATVGPGEMIGEMAFFTGTHRAAYVMAKTKVTLMEIDSETIKEKLPDWLFKMTKNVVDRIHHLDKVIAKSGIKRKKADTVKPLSIEEQREILELIK
- a CDS encoding U32 family peptidase, with product MKDAKNTRWVPELLAPAGSLEKLKVAISYGANAVYLGGQKYGLRQAADNFTIDEIREGVEFAHERGALVYVVLNSFFHDKDFDGLLDFIKELDDVGIDAVIVSDPGVINYIAENTNLEIHLSTQASCLNVESAKLWKKLGVTRIVLGREVAISDAKKIKEEAGVEIEMFVHGSMCMAYSGNCVISNYTQGRDSNRGGCAHSCRFEYKIDDGKKELNSYFMSSKDLEGIRLLQDFIDAGIDSLKVEGRMKSPMYAGTISMVYSQALAYYKEHGNFLSDDLLKWEEELTKVTHRAYTQASLVEEANESSIYNDREHEDKTYRAIGKVAQVVDNEFIVVDVRSAFELGESLEIMPFSNAHVDVKIDHISNLAGESFERTRPGALFKIPYVAGVEVNNLVRAKVVN
- a CDS encoding peptidase U32 family protein; the encoded protein is MKTTTYLNNLNDLPNIIANKSLVSEVILATRLFSQVGKLSIEEMVHAVELLKSEAISYSLEWDILMTETRFAMYKQQFQKYADLGFKSIRLRDPGAINFCLNEYPDLMIDLLLDTGGHHNLNSIKVWKKLIGDRLRKIVLSIELSSSVIKEFCQEIHSWGIETELLVFGRILLFYTPRNLVSPLYSDESLENDYLEVSGSSEESPHKGFPIVENQHGTFMFNTKDQFLLEYIDELKDCGVNDLRVDTRHLENNELLNDVVSLINSFDKLKAKEIKDQFGNSTTRGFFHVNKSDVLFKKLKNKRTQRQDEGFLGEVVDVVKKSHMAILIKGMRGKEFALKVGDELRLNTPDGKIKTTKVHKITHTNGRESDYAKTGELVLIPHVSGVSVKTMAYKN